Sequence from the Armatimonadota bacterium genome:
GCCCACCCCACGAGCAGCCCGCCGCCGTAGGCGTTCCCCGCCCCCGTGACGTCGACCACCGGTCCCAGGGCGACGGCCGGCACGTGCACTGGGGCGGCGTCCCCCCGCGCCTGCACGAGCGACCCCGCGCGTCCCAGGCGGACCGCCGCCAGGGCGGCGCCGGCCTCCAGGAAGGCGGTGAGCCACGCCTCGGGCGGCTGCGGGCCGAGCAGCGTGCGGCACTCCTCGCCGTTGGGGCAGACGATGTCCACCCGGCGCAGGAGCGCCAGCACGGTGCGGCGGTGCTCCGGCACCATGTGCCAGGGTGCGGGCTCCCAGCAGACGGCGGCGCGGCGGGCCCGCATGGCGGTGAGGAGCGCGTCCACGTGATCGAGCTGGGCGGTGTGCAGGTGGAAGCCGCGCGCGTCCACGAAGGGGGCGAGCTGGTCGGGGGTCGGCAGGAAGGCGGGGAACTCGTCCCGGGGCGAGCGGAAGATCTCCGTGCGGTGCTCGTCCGCGTCGTAGAGCTGCCAGGCTCTCGGCGTGGCGCGGTCGAGGCGGCGGATGGCGTGCAGGTTCAGGCCCAGCGCCTCCAGCGCGGCCCAGTGCTCCGGGGGGAAGTCCCGGCCAATGCTGCCGACCAGCGCGACGTCGGGGCCCCACAGGCACATCCCGGCCGCGGCGTGCGTGGCGCCGCCGCCCAGCACGCCCTCGAAGAGCCGCCCGTCCGCCGCCCGGATGTCGTCCACGATGATCGAGCCGACGGCGACGAACACGCTACCCTCCCGGGGTGCCGTCTCCGGCGCGCAGCGTCCGCGATGCCCGGGCGGGCGACGAGGCGGCGCCGATCGGGCCCGCGCGGGGGAGCCGCAGGAAGATCAGGCAGCTCACCCCCGCGGCGAGCGCGCTGGCGGCGAAGACGGTTGACGCCCCTCCCCATCCGTACACCGCCCCGGCCAGTGCCGTGCCGATACCCGGCCCGAGGCCCATCAGCGCGGCGCCGTACAGCGCCTGTCCGGTCGTGGCCCAGCCCGGGGGCGTCAGGGTGCGCACCAGCACCACGCCGGCCACTTCCAGCCCCGCGATGGTCACGCTGTGGAGGAGTTGCAGCGGGAGGATGGGCCACGGGGACGCCAGGAGCGCGTAGAGCGTCCAGCGGATGGGCAGGGCCAGGAACCCGGTGCCCACCATGGCGGACAGCCCGAAGCGTTCGATGAGGCGGTGCATGCCGGCCATGAGCGGCACCTCGCCGAGGGCCGCGACGGCAAAGGCGGCCCCGACGGTCCAGGCCGGACTGCCCAGGTCGCGGAGGAAGACGGCGAGGAAGGTGTTGTTCACGCCCAGGCCGGCGCCGGCCAGCACGGCGGCGGCACAGAGTCGCCACAGGCGCGGGTCGGCGGCGCCGCGCAGGGCCAGGCGCGGCGCGGTGAGCCGGCCGGGGGGCGCAGGCAGGGCGAGGGAGAGCGCCGCGGCGGCGAGCATGACGACGGCATGGACCGGCAGCACGTGCTGGGGATGGCTGCGCACCACGGTCGCCCCCAGCGCGAAGACCGCCAGGGCGAACCCCAGAGAGCCCCACAGGCGGATCCGTCCATACACGGCTTCCTGGGCCCTCAGGTGGGCGAGCGCCATGGCGACGGCGATCGGCAGCACGGCCGCCCGACAGGCAGCGAACGCCACCGTGGCGGCGAGCAGCGTGGCGGAGGTCGAGGCGGTCCACAGGGCGAGGGAGGCCGCCGCGGTGCCCAGGCAGGCCGAGGTGAGGAGCGCCCGGGGCCGCTCGGTGAGGTCGGCGAGCAGGCCCCACAGCGGCTGGGCGACGACCTGGACCACCGGCAGCAGGCCGAGCAGCCAGCCGGTCGCAGCGGGGGTGAGGCCGCGGTCGAGGAGGGCCACGGCGATGAAGGTGATCGCGGCGATCCCCGTGTAGACGGTGGCGAAGAAGGCCCAGAAGGCGGCGGACGACGCCCGCATCGAGCGCACTGTTCCACCGGAGGTGCAGAGGTTCCTGGACGCCGTGGGGTGGGAGCGGTCATGAGGGCGACGCAGCGCTCCGGGTCGCGCCCGGTGGACGTGGTGGCGGTCGGCGCCGCCGCGGTGGACCTGGTGATCCGCACGCCCCGCCTGCCCCGGTTCGACGAGAAGGTGACCGGGGCGCTGGTGGGATGGTTGCCGGGCGGGACGATGGCCAACGTCGCCTGCGCCCTCAGCCGGCTGGGCGGACGGGCCGTCTGGGTCGGGACGGTGGGCGCGGACCGCGGCGGCCGGCTCCTCCTGGAGGACTTCCGCCGCCACCGGGTCGACGCGCGCCTGGCCGTCGTCGATCGGCGTCAAGCGACGAACATGACGGTGATCTTCCTCCCCTCCCCCCATGAGGGATCACCCGATGCAGGATCATCGCGCCCGTCCCGCGGCTCGGCGCCGGCACAGGCCCGGTCCGGCGCCGTGGCCCCCGTGTCCGGGGCCGAGCGGGCCATCGTGGTGCTCTCCACCGCCCGCGACCGCCTGCCGCCCCCGGATCGGTGGCGCCGTCTGCTGGCGCGCGCGCAGTTCGTATACCTCTCCCCGCACGACGCGGCACTCGCTCGGCGCGTGGTCGCCACGGCGCGGCAGCAGGGGTGCGCGGTGGCGCTGGAGGTGGAGCCCACTGCCGCCCGCGCCCTTCCGGCCATCGACCCGTTGCTGTCCCGCGCGGACCTCCTGGTGTGCAACCGCGGCGGTCTGGCCCTGCTCGTCGGGTGCCGCCTCCGCAGCCGGCGCGATGCGGCGGCGGAGGCGGCGCACCTGCGCGCGCGGGGCCCGGCCCTGGTGGCGGTGACCCTGGGGGCGGAGGGGGCGCTGCTGGCCACCGCGGAGGGTGTCCTCGTCCAGGCAGGCTTCGCCGTCCCGGCCGTGGACACCACCGGCGCAGGTGACTGCTTCGGTGCCGCCCTGCTGCTGGCGCTGGCGCGACGGTGGCCGCCCGCACGGGCCCTGACGTTCGCCACCGCCGCCGGCGCCCTGGCCACGACGGGCGTCGGCCCGCGCGGCCACCTGCCGACGCGCGGCGAGGTCCGCCGGCTGGCCGAACGCGGCGCCCCGCCGCGCCTGATCCCCGTGGGATTCGGGCCGCGGCGTCGACCATGACCCGCGATCCGGCCCGACCGTACCGCACCCACCCGCCCGCAGCGCCGGTGCCGCTGGCGGCGCGACCGGCCCGGCGGCTCGTCCTGCGCGGAGGGCGCGTCGTCGATCCGGCGACGGGCCGCGACGGCGTCGCCGACGTGGCCATGGTGGCGGGGCGCGTCGCGGCGGTGGCCTCCGACATCCCCCTGGAGCGCGACGACCGGGTCGTGGACGCCGAAGGCCTGCTCGTGCTCCCCGGGCTAGTGGACCTGCACTGCCACCTGCACGACCTCTTCGACGTCTCCACCCGGCCGATCGAGGAGGCCGTGGTCCACGGCACCGTGCTGGCCCTCTCTCCCGGGGCCGGCAACACTTTCATGGCGCCGGCGCTGCTCGGGGCGGAGGTGGACCGCGGCCTGCCGCTCCACGTGGGGTGCTACCTGGGCATACCCGCCGTGCTGGGGACGCGGGCGCGTGTCGGCGACCTGGTGGCCTACTTCCGCGGAGAGCTCCCGGCCGACGCGCAGAGCGCCCTCATCACCCGAAATCCCCTGACGAATGCGCTGGGCCGCCTGGCCGTCGGGCTGAAAGACCACATGGGCCACGCCATCCTCACCGACGAGGCGCTGGAGGCGGCGTTCACCGTGGCTGCCGGCGCCGGGCTCGTCCTCATGTCCCACTGCCAGGATCCGGAGCACGCCGAGCGCGTGGTGGCCGTCGCCAGT
This genomic interval carries:
- a CDS encoding PfkB family carbohydrate kinase; this encodes MFVAVGSIIVDDIRAADGRLFEGVLGGGATHAAAGMCLWGPDVALVGSIGRDFPPEHWAALEALGLNLHAIRRLDRATPRAWQLYDADEHRTEIFRSPRDEFPAFLPTPDQLAPFVDARGFHLHTAQLDHVDALLTAMRARRAAVCWEPAPWHMVPEHRRTVLALLRRVDIVCPNGEECRTLLGPQPPEAWLTAFLEAGAALAAVRLGRAGSLVQARGDAAPVHVPAVALGPVVDVTGAGNAYGGGLLVGWA
- a CDS encoding MFS transporter — translated: MRASSAAFWAFFATVYTGIAAITFIAVALLDRGLTPAATGWLLGLLPVVQVVAQPLWGLLADLTERPRALLTSACLGTAAASLALWTASTSATLLAATVAFAACRAAVLPIAVAMALAHLRAQEAVYGRIRLWGSLGFALAVFALGATVVRSHPQHVLPVHAVVMLAAAALSLALPAPPGRLTAPRLALRGAADPRLWRLCAAAVLAGAGLGVNNTFLAVFLRDLGSPAWTVGAAFAVAALGEVPLMAGMHRLIERFGLSAMVGTGFLALPIRWTLYALLASPWPILPLQLLHSVTIAGLEVAGVVLVRTLTPPGWATTGQALYGAALMGLGPGIGTALAGAVYGWGGASTVFAASALAAGVSCLIFLRLPRAGPIGAASSPARASRTLRAGDGTPGG
- a CDS encoding PfkB family carbohydrate kinase — encoded protein: MRATQRSGSRPVDVVAVGAAAVDLVIRTPRLPRFDEKVTGALVGWLPGGTMANVACALSRLGGRAVWVGTVGADRGGRLLLEDFRRHRVDARLAVVDRRQATNMTVIFLPSPHEGSPDAGSSRPSRGSAPAQARSGAVAPVSGAERAIVVLSTARDRLPPPDRWRRLLARAQFVYLSPHDAALARRVVATARQQGCAVALEVEPTAARALPAIDPLLSRADLLVCNRGGLALLVGCRLRSRRDAAAEAAHLRARGPALVAVTLGAEGALLATAEGVLVQAGFAVPAVDTTGAGDCFGAALLLALARRWPPARALTFATAAGALATTGVGPRGHLPTRGEVRRLAERGAPPRLIPVGFGPRRRP
- a CDS encoding amidohydrolase family protein, with amino-acid sequence MTRDPARPYRTHPPAAPVPLAARPARRLVLRGGRVVDPATGRDGVADVAMVAGRVAAVASDIPLERDDRVVDAEGLLVLPGLVDLHCHLHDLFDVSTRPIEEAVVHGTVLALSPGAGNTFMAPALLGAEVDRGLPLHVGCYLGIPAVLGTRARVGDLVAYFRGELPADAQSALITRNPLTNALGRLAVGLKDHMGHAILTDEALEAAFTVAAGAGLVLMSHCQDPEHAERVVAVASGRPVLLTHATAAGGGTHGEARESLARVLALAARPGVALDFTTAHLRAGGGLRDGLLIDEGARRVALEALARGEVAILTSDGPCNATMKGFGDSSANIPCLLDLVAEGVLSLPQAVATMTANPAALLARLTGQTWWVEELGHLGVGARANAVLVHPRERHAVMTVVEGTVAAFEGRVVRSAAGVGGWAARTGLLPRLGVGDLPIFRRMPVQ